The genomic DNA AGATGAGAAACTGACAGATGTCATGATCGGCGAAGCCGTTCTGACATTGCTCAAGTCAGACAAGCCGGTATCCAGCGATGCCTTAATCACACAGCTCGAACTGATGGCAGCGGAGGCGGATGATGACAGTAAAGTCTCCGTCATACGCAAAGCCATCACTGAAGTCCGAAACGGCATGGTCGCCGCGCGGAAGCGCGTGCAGGGTGACGGCGCTGAACGTGATAAGCAGACTCATCGTATGAACAGTGATGGACCGCCAGAGGGTTCCAAGAAGCACTGACTGAGCGGGCTGCATGCCTGTTAAGCGCGGCTGACTATAAGCGAAGCGGCAGAACTGAACAGAATTTTTTTAGGCTGGCTGGGCAAAACGAAAACAGCGTCTACACTCGTTTTTGACTTCAACCATTAACCATTGCGTCTGACCCCTTTTCCTCAGAGAAAGAAAAATCATGCAACATTCTTCATCAGATTCTTCAATCATTGATTATTTTCGCAGCGCAGGTGATCAGCTTGCTCCGGAAACCGAACTGCTGGGCGCAGTGATTCGTGACATTGTGGCTGACCAGGGACGTGTAACCAACAAAGCGATCATCCTCTATCTGATCGCAGAACTGGAATGCACTTCCGATGAGGTCAGACTGGACCTGTTGCGCAGGACGCTGGAAATCGTCGTGGGTCGTACCCCGGACGATACCGGCATCTGATCCCTCATCCTGCGCTATCCGCGATAGCGCAGGATACTCTCCCGCTTTTAAAGCGTCTTAAATTTCCGCGTTAATTAGCACAGAGATGAGCTCTTTATAAAACTCTGCCACAGGCGACTGATATTGCTGACATTAAGAATAGTGTGGATGCAATAAGGTGAGAGACTAAAATTAACTACTCTGCCTGAAATGTTCGTTATCAATATTTCATCATGACCTGTCAGGCACATCATCTCCTGTCCCGAAAATAAAATTCAGCATGCTTAAAATAAGCAGAAGTTAATGCGCGTCAGTATTATTCAATGCGTCTTATTCTCAGACAGAGTCAGGGATTGAGGGGGGATGTTCCGGGGTTGAGGTTCAGGATGGCGCCCGCCATCGGCGCCATCAACCTTAATGCATTTTGCGGATGAAAAAGCCTATCGCTTCCTGACACAATGCTTTCAGTCTGCTATCACGCGTCTCTTCGCTCAGGCGAAACAGGGCGTCCGTAATGTCGTGAAAATGAACCGGCTCTCCTGCCTTGATCAAATCACTGACCACCGCACCAACCAGCGCACGGATCTCGTTATCGTTGTCGTACTTCACACGACCTCCCGATGGTGTATGCATATACAGTCTATCATTAGCGGGAACTAAAAAACAAAAAAGCCGTTGCCGCGTAAATATAAGCGAAGCGGCAAAGAGGTTATTAATTGTACTGGCCCGGAATATTATCCGGATTTATTTCAGCCCGGATTATCACCTGCCCGATAAATAACAAAAATAGTGGAATAACCGCTGCCATTTTTTTTGTTGTGAAAGGTAAACCGGACCGTTTAATAGTGTGATTAATTCCCCCTTCAGGGCAGATTTAAAACCCACGTTTTAAACCCTTCTGCATTCCTGATCCGCACGCCAGACAGCACCGCCAGCAGTATGATAAAACTGTCGTTATCCTCTGATGTCG from Pantoea sp. Lij88 includes the following:
- a CDS encoding biofilm/acid-resistance regulator YmgB/AriR, whose translation is MQHSSSDSSIIDYFRSAGDQLAPETELLGAVIRDIVADQGRVTNKAIILYLIAELECTSDEVRLDLLRRTLEIVVGRTPDDTGI